From the genome of Candidatus Kapaibacterium sp., one region includes:
- the hrcA gene encoding heat-inducible transcriptional repressor HrcA produces the protein MPRRIQVLTERQRCVLQTLVHLYIRTGQPVSSRLIARHLRRRLNLSPASIRNVMAELEEMGYLTHPHTSAGRIPTDSGYRTYVNSLPNTYELSTADRKAIQHSLQTRESWDALLQDASRVLSTLSSAVGISRLPTLEQLHVHRVELVPISSSYSLLVVIVDSKIVRTLLIPTAEPLRPEYAESATQLLNQHLCGRSLSEATKVLATVVRTLEGSVSPAVLDILRRLTDRLPALSQPSGRLFVSGTAQLFRYPEVASAERMRAITALVEEDSVLNQLLERYERSLCPESLFIGIGRELQLSVLQDYAIILGQYRTASARGVVGILGPKRMPYSKVIPIVRWVAQRVSELWSQT, from the coding sequence ATGCCACGGAGGATCCAGGTGCTGACGGAGAGACAGCGTTGTGTACTGCAAACCCTTGTGCACCTCTACATCCGGACAGGGCAGCCTGTCAGTTCTCGCCTCATCGCCCGCCACCTCCGGCGTCGGCTCAATCTTAGCCCCGCCAGCATCCGTAATGTTATGGCAGAGCTGGAAGAGATGGGATATCTCACCCATCCTCATACCTCCGCAGGCCGGATCCCAACAGATTCTGGCTACCGGACCTATGTCAATAGCCTCCCCAACACCTACGAACTAAGCACAGCTGACCGGAAGGCTATTCAACATAGCCTTCAGACTCGGGAAAGCTGGGACGCGCTCTTACAAGACGCCTCGCGCGTTCTCAGCACCCTAAGCTCTGCTGTCGGCATCTCGCGCCTACCGACCCTAGAACAGCTCCATGTACACCGTGTGGAACTTGTGCCCATAAGCTCCTCGTACTCTCTGCTCGTAGTCATCGTTGATTCCAAGATCGTGCGGACACTTCTAATCCCTACCGCTGAACCTTTACGACCGGAGTATGCTGAAAGCGCTACTCAGCTACTCAACCAGCATCTCTGCGGACGATCCCTTAGTGAAGCTACCAAAGTTTTAGCAACGGTCGTACGAACGCTGGAGGGGAGTGTCTCACCCGCAGTTCTCGACATTCTCCGGCGATTAACAGACCGCCTGCCCGCGCTCTCTCAGCCGTCTGGTCGACTCTTCGTCAGCGGTACCGCCCAGCTCTTTCGATACCCCGAAGTCGCCTCTGCAGAGCGGATGCGGGCTATTACGGCCCTTGTAGAAGAAGACTCCGTCCTCAACCAGCTCCTGGAGCGCTACGAGCGGAGCCTCTGTCCAGAATCCCTCTTCATCGGTATTGGGCGTGAGCTCCAACTCAGCGTGCTACAGGACTACGCCATCATCCTGGGACAATACCGAACAGCTTCCGCCCGCGGAGTAGTAGGCATCCTAGGCCCTAAGCGGATGCCTTACTCTAAGGTCATCCCAATTGTCCGCTGGGTTGCCCAGCGTGTTTCCGAACTATGGTCTCAGACATAA
- the dnaJ gene encoding molecular chaperone DnaJ, with translation MRDYYEILGVPRTATLEEIKSAYRKLALQYHPDRNPGNPEAEERFKEIAEAYAVLSDPEKRALYDRYGHAGFQQHSGVSAPHFTTLDDVLNYFANFFRDDFFSDIFGGTTFRSRQQQHQRYGEPGTDLRVRIRLTLDEIAHGAEKTIELERWNRCPACGGTGSRTSTVSTCPQCHGRGEVQHVTRSVFGHVIQIVTCPTCGGRGETIRDPCPQCRGEGRVRGTATVRIHIPPGVHGGDSLLLRGEGNAGRCNAPAGDLVVVIEELAHPFFQRDGADIHATVALSIPEALLGTTLEIPGLWGTVKLRVEPGTQPGTTIRLAGQGLPIPESSRRGDLYVHISLYVPKTLDREERKLVERLAQSPRFQPPDRPQATRPKNRWSKV, from the coding sequence ATGCGGGACTACTACGAAATCTTGGGGGTGCCGCGCACTGCAACGCTGGAGGAGATTAAGTCAGCCTACCGCAAGTTGGCACTACAGTACCACCCCGACCGTAACCCTGGCAATCCAGAGGCCGAGGAGCGCTTCAAAGAGATCGCGGAAGCCTATGCTGTACTGAGCGACCCAGAGAAGCGCGCCCTCTACGACCGGTACGGACACGCCGGCTTCCAGCAGCACTCCGGCGTATCAGCTCCACACTTCACGACACTAGACGACGTGCTGAACTACTTTGCCAACTTCTTCAGGGACGACTTCTTCAGCGATATCTTCGGCGGTACTACTTTCCGAAGCCGGCAGCAACAGCATCAGCGCTATGGCGAACCTGGCACAGACCTTCGTGTTCGGATCCGGCTGACGCTGGACGAGATCGCTCACGGCGCGGAGAAGACGATAGAGCTAGAACGCTGGAACCGCTGCCCCGCGTGTGGAGGGACAGGAAGCCGAACGAGTACCGTAAGCACCTGTCCGCAGTGCCATGGCCGAGGCGAGGTCCAGCACGTAACCAGGTCAGTGTTCGGACACGTCATCCAGATCGTCACGTGTCCCACTTGCGGTGGGAGGGGGGAGACAATTCGCGATCCCTGTCCACAGTGCAGAGGTGAGGGAAGGGTCCGTGGGACGGCAACTGTCCGTATCCACATCCCGCCAGGCGTCCACGGGGGTGACTCTCTCCTTCTCCGCGGGGAAGGGAATGCTGGCCGATGCAATGCTCCAGCAGGGGACTTGGTGGTGGTTATAGAGGAGCTCGCTCACCCCTTCTTCCAGCGCGATGGTGCAGATATCCACGCTACTGTGGCTCTCAGCATCCCAGAAGCTCTTCTAGGGACGACTTTAGAGATCCCCGGCCTCTGGGGAACGGTTAAGCTGCGAGTGGAACCCGGCACCCAGCCCGGGACCACTATACGCCTGGCTGGTCAAGGGTTGCCAATCCCGGAAAGCTCTCGGCGGGGGGACTTGTACGTCCACATTTCCCTCTATGTCCCCAAGACGCTAGACCGCGAAGAGCGGAAGCTGGTCGAGCGCCTGGCCCAAAGTCCCCGCTTTCAGCCTCCTGACCGACCGCAGGCTACACGTCCCAAGAACCGCTGGAGCAAGGTGTGA
- a CDS encoding nucleotide exchange factor GrpE, with protein sequence MAAPPATTEAEPPGAEPQPEVETATLQQQYEELYNRYVHLAADFDNYRKRVLREREAWAEAATVHLLQQLLPIVDQLQMALQAESSSAESLRRGVELVYRNLERLLEQLGVKPIAVPPGQPFDVYYHEAVLHVPSELPEGSVVEELQRGYLFRDRVLRHARVVVSAGRSKDDRVQTSADSSTSPEAS encoded by the coding sequence ATGGCAGCACCTCCTGCAACTACGGAGGCTGAGCCCCCAGGCGCAGAGCCGCAGCCCGAGGTAGAGACTGCAACACTCCAGCAGCAGTACGAGGAGCTGTACAATCGATACGTGCACTTGGCAGCCGACTTCGACAACTACCGCAAGCGCGTGTTGCGCGAGCGCGAAGCATGGGCTGAAGCGGCTACCGTACACCTCTTACAACAACTCCTGCCCATCGTCGACCAACTCCAGATGGCCCTGCAGGCAGAGAGTTCATCCGCAGAAAGCCTCCGCCGCGGTGTGGAGCTCGTCTACCGCAATCTGGAGCGGCTCCTAGAGCAACTTGGGGTCAAGCCAATAGCTGTCCCCCCTGGCCAACCGTTCGACGTCTACTACCACGAGGCTGTCCTCCATGTGCCCTCGGAACTGCCCGAGGGGAGCGTCGTTGAAGAGCTTCAGCGTGGTTACCTCTTCCGGGATCGTGTCCTCCGGCATGCCCGTGTTGTCGTCTCTGCTGGGCGTTCCAAAGACGACCGTGTCCAAACCTCAGCCGACTCATCGACATCGCCCGAAGCATCGTAA